The following proteins are encoded in a genomic region of Cherax quadricarinatus isolate ZL_2023a chromosome 5, ASM3850222v1, whole genome shotgun sequence:
- the LOC128685044 gene encoding UPF0547 protein C16orf87 homolog isoform X2: protein MPPKGISKTVSKRCPECRRQVPVATKHCHCGHQFFEERRRSTTSNPSEVEELDESTLKDMKPTRSVTTSSSVSGLIAMASSVGKGDLGSPAPEGKRRSERVKREKPNFYDALEYDNQMRKARKERQKEEPPNPTGRVKRERKVKNNSEPDEDEDDEPVKEKKKKKKKKNNNNGEKKEEEVDEDIMTGISAEKERQYSIVLSDINFKLGLNNPKFIKI, encoded by the exons ATGCCTCCGAAAGGTATTAGCAAAACAGTGAGCAAGAGGTGTCCCGAGTGTAGGAGGCAG GTACCGGTAGCTACCAAGCACTGCCACTGTGGTCACCAGTTCTTTGAAGAGCGTCGCAGATCCACAACATCAAACCCCTCGGAGGTAGAAGAATTAGACGAAAGTACACTCAAAGACATGAAACCTACCCGCAGTGTAACCACATCTAGCTCTGTTAGTGGACTGATAGCCATGGCATCGTCTGTGGGGAAGGGAGACCTGGGATCACCAGCACCTGAGGGAAAACGTCGCAGTGAACGAGTCAAGAGAGAAAAACCCAATTTCTACGATGCCTTGGAATATGACAATCAGATGAGAAAG GCAAGAAAAGAAAGACAAAAGGAGGAGCCGCCCAATCCAACAGGAAGGGTGAAGCGTGAGCGGAAAGTCAAGAACAACTCAGAGCCG GACGAGGACGAAGATGATGAACCAGTgaaggagaagaaaaagaagaagaagaagaaaaataataacaatggtgagaagaaagaagaggaagtaGATGAAGATATTATGACTGGTATAAGTGCAGAGAAAGAAAGGCAATATTCCATTGTGCTGTCAGATATCAACTTTAAGCTTGGTCTAAATAATCCAAAATTTATCAAGATATAA
- the LOC128685044 gene encoding UPF0547 protein C16orf87 homolog isoform X1 — protein sequence MPPKGISKTVSKRCPECRRQVPVATKHCHCGHQFFEERRRSTTSNPSEVEELDESTLKDMKPTRSVTTSSSVSGLIAMASSVGKGDLGSPAPEGKRRSERVKREKPNFYDALEYDNQMRKARKERQKEEPPNPTGRVKRERKVKNNSEPVSVAIYRYNKDEDEDDEPVKEKKKKKKKKNNNNGEKKEEEVDEDIMTGISAEKERQYSIVLSDINFKLGLNNPKFIKI from the exons ATGCCTCCGAAAGGTATTAGCAAAACAGTGAGCAAGAGGTGTCCCGAGTGTAGGAGGCAG GTACCGGTAGCTACCAAGCACTGCCACTGTGGTCACCAGTTCTTTGAAGAGCGTCGCAGATCCACAACATCAAACCCCTCGGAGGTAGAAGAATTAGACGAAAGTACACTCAAAGACATGAAACCTACCCGCAGTGTAACCACATCTAGCTCTGTTAGTGGACTGATAGCCATGGCATCGTCTGTGGGGAAGGGAGACCTGGGATCACCAGCACCTGAGGGAAAACGTCGCAGTGAACGAGTCAAGAGAGAAAAACCCAATTTCTACGATGCCTTGGAATATGACAATCAGATGAGAAAG GCAAGAAAAGAAAGACAAAAGGAGGAGCCGCCCAATCCAACAGGAAGGGTGAAGCGTGAGCGGAAAGTCAAGAACAACTCAGAGCCGGTTAGTGTTGCAATATACCGGTACAACAAG GACGAGGACGAAGATGATGAACCAGTgaaggagaagaaaaagaagaagaagaagaaaaataataacaatggtgagaagaaagaagaggaagtaGATGAAGATATTATGACTGGTATAAGTGCAGAGAAAGAAAGGCAATATTCCATTGTGCTGTCAGATATCAACTTTAAGCTTGGTCTAAATAATCCAAAATTTATCAAGATATAA